In one Salvelinus fontinalis isolate EN_2023a chromosome 16, ASM2944872v1, whole genome shotgun sequence genomic region, the following are encoded:
- the six6a gene encoding homeobox protein SIX6a, translating to MFQLPILNFSPQQVAGVCETLEESGDIERLGRFLWSLPVAPAACEVLNKNESVLRARAIVAYHTGNFRELYHILENHKFTKESHTKLQALWLEAHYQEAEKLRGRPLGPVDKYRVRKKFPLPRTIWDGEQKTHCFKERTRHLLREWYLQDPYPNPSKKRELAQATGLTPTQVGNWFKNRRQRDRAAAAKNRLQQGLSQGSVRSLADDDGTVDRLGPASSPEASLSSKAATSAISITSSDSECDI from the exons ATGTTTCAGCTGCCTATCTTAAATTTTAGCCCCCAGCAGGTTGCGGGGGTTTGCGAGACCCTGGAAGAGAGCGGGGACATTGAGCGCCTCGGTCGCTTCCTCTGGTCTCTGCCCGTTGCCCCGGCAGCCTGCGAAGTCCTCAACAAGAATGAGTCGGTGCTTAGGGCGCGGGCAATCGTGGCCTACCACACCGGGAATTTCCGAGAACTTTACCACATCCTGGAGAACCACAAGTTCACCAAAGAGTCTCACACTAAACTGCAGGCCCTGTGGCTGGAGGCGCATTACCAAGAGGCAGAGAAGCTGCGGGGCCGCCCGCTTGGGCCAGTGGACAAATACAGGGTGCGGAAGAAGTTCCCTCTGCCCAGAACGATATGGGACGGAGAGCAAAAGACCCACTGCTTCAAGGAGAGAACCCGACATTTGCTACGAGAATGGTACTTGCAGGACCCTTACCCGAACCCGAGCAAAAAGAGGGAGCTCGCGCAGGCTACTGGACTTACTCCCACACAAGTCGGAAACTGGTTCAAAAATCGTAGACAAAGGGATAGAGCCGCGGCTGCGAAAAATAG GCTACAGCAAGGGTTGTCCCAAGGCTCGGTTCGGTCTTTGGCAGATGATGATGGAACCGTCGATCGACTCGGTCCCGCCTCCAGCCCCGAGGCAAGTTTGTCGAGCAAAGCCGCCACCTCGGCTATCTCTATCACTTCCAGCGACAGCGAATGTGACATCTAA